A single genomic interval of Amblyomma americanum isolate KBUSLIRL-KWMA chromosome 11, ASM5285725v1, whole genome shotgun sequence harbors:
- the LOC144109537 gene encoding neprilysin-1-like, protein MTKVASKVRASESQGDVRKDVVKATTKEAYGSKTWRSGGESSSTSSSSSEAAPQQPQPYDGDQRLEFRYEKPRWRRYARCALVATGTTVLICLGIPAWIRSFIGCQQPTCQSWIQEMSQSIDVSKKPCDDFYDYVCGHYSSAAGTIFPNAFLRLQVRVILAFYKRVIIQDLDAMRDKEGEDSPRFKAIYMSQRCLHETFNGVDRLDKLKDFMAGYNLTWPPNKDKLPTSLFDTLVELSLKRDVNVLFHLQPDKNFNQPGFYMLHWELNLEAVLTWSVLRTLLASAGELHDAFVRSATLLAESPPDPRLIGRVIDLDNRFLTVTALPLLALRTRMTLDYVKISDAESVIAPKLTADRLLHAINRLLPADRQLTADDQMIVKNKFFLPFVADLVVGEHSGSETVSGYVAFLLALQLAGPMSPKYLATVMPEGSETGATLLRMVSCITVPNQLLSYAMVDLFNEWFLEEGKLAAIRNMSANLWNAAESIIANLSWIDEETRDSGVKRIRRLGRVVGHPFSLPTSEGLREHYAFLPRFPASYASMFTAVHDASAERRLALIKATGPVLRGEDPEQPMILVNAFYLPIYHWVFIMDAIMFAPFYELSVPESVNYGALGHVVGHEVTHGFDPVLGVFNESGQQGDWWSSTSRKVFDERVQCLRDLYNRVSRSTGHRYGDTALSENFADCGGMEKVLRAFRSLGQQPEVKLGEQRFTAEQAFFVSSCFKWCEQNSEQPTTDGALEELVMIYSPLRMRCNVPLMNTPAFSEAFSCAEGAPMNPELRCELF, encoded by the exons ATGACAAAGGTGGCTAGCAAAGTCCGTGCGTCCGAGAGTCAAGGCGACGTCCGCAAGGACGTCGTCAAGGCGACCACCAAGGAGGCGTACGGAAGCAAGACGTGGAGAAGCGGAGGCGAGTCCTCGTCGACCTCCAGCAGCTCCAGCGAGGCTGCGCCGCAACAACCGCAGCCGTACGACGGCGACCAGCGGCTCGAGTTCCGCTACGAGAAGCCCCGTTGGCGCCGCTATGCCAGGTGCGCCCTCGTCGCCACGGGTACCACCGTACTCATCTGCCTCGGCATACCCGCCTGGATTAG GTCCTTCATCGGCTGCCAGCAGCCCACGTGCCAGAGCTGGATCCAGGAGATGTCCCAGTCCATCGACGTCTCCAAGAAACCGTGCGACGACTTTTACGACTACGTGTGCGGACACTACTCGAGCGCCGCG GGCACCATCTTTCCCAACGCCTTCCTGCGTCTCCAAGTCCGCGTCATTCTCGCCTTCTACAAGAGAGTCATCATCCAGGACCTGGACGCGATGCGCGACAAGGAAGGCGAAGACAGCCCGCGTTTCAAGGCCATCTACATGTCGCAGCGATGCCTTCACGAGACCTTCAACGGCGTCGACCGACTCG ACAAGCTCAAGGACTTCATGGCCGGCTACAACCTGACGTGGCCTCCGAACAAGGACAAGCTACCCACCTCGCTGTTTGACACGCTCGTGGAACTGAGCTTGAAGAGGGACGTGAACGTGCTCTTCCACTTGCAACCGGACAAGAACTTCAACCAGCCTGGCTTCTACATGCTCCACTGGGAACTGAATCTTGAGGCTGTCCTGACTTGGTCAGTGCTCCGAACTCTTCTCGCAAGCGCCGGAGAACTGCACGACGCTTTCGTCCGGTCGGCCACTCTCTTAGCAGAAAG TCCACCGGATCCTCGGCTGATCGGCCGGGTCATCGATCTGGACAATCGCTTCCTGACCGTCACAGCGCTGCCTCTGCTGGCCTTGAGGACTCGCATGACGCTGGACTACGTTAAGATCTCGGACGCGGAATCGGTCATAGCTCCGAAATTGACTGCCGACCGTTTGCTCCATGCCATCAATCGTCTGCTTCCAGCAGACCGACAGCTCACAGCCGACGACCAGATGATAGTCAAAAACAAGTTCTTCCTTCCGTTCGTCGCCGACCTGGTCGTCGGCGAACATTCGGGTTCGGAGACCGTTTCCGGCTACGTGGCCTTCCTGCTCGCTCTTCAGCTGGCGGGGCCGATGTCCCCGAAATACTTGGCAACGGTCATGCCTGAGGGAAGCGAGACGGGCGCCACATTGCTCCGTATGGTGTCCTGTATTACGGTGCCCAACCAGCTGCTTTCGTACGCCATGGTGGACCTGTTCAACGAGTGGTTCCTCGAGGAAGGCAAGCTGGCTGCCATTCGCAACATGTCCGCTAATCTCTGGAACGCCGCGGAATCCATCATCGCGAACCTCTCCTGGATAGATGAAGAGACGCGCGACAGCGGCGTTAAGCGCATCCGGAGACTGGGGCGTGTGGTCGGCCACCCTTTCAGCTTGCCCACATCGGAAGGACTGCGCGAGCACTACGCTTTCCTGCCGAGGTTTCCGGCCAGCTACGCCTCCATGTTCACAGCCGTCCACGATGCCTCTGCGGAGAGGCGCCTGGCCCTCATCAAAGCAACCGGGCCTGTGCTGCGAGGCGAAGACCCCGAGCAGCCGATGATCTTGGTGAACGCGTTCTACCTGCCCATTTACCACTGGGTCTTCATCATGGACGCCATCATGTTCGCCCCCTTCTACGAACTCTCCGTGCCCGAGTCGGTCAACTATGGCGCCCTGGGTCACGTGGTAGGTCACGAGGTCACGCACGGCTTCGACCCCGTTCTCGGTGTCTTCAACGAGTCCGGCCAGCAGGGCGACTGGTGGAGCTCGACGTCGCGGAAGGTGTTCGACGAGCGCGTTCAGTGCCTGCGAGATCTTTACAACCGAGTTTCCCGGTCAACTGGCCACAG ATACGGTGACACTGCCCTGTCGGAGAACTTTGCAGACTGCGGTGGCATGGAGAAGGTACTGCGCGCCTTCCGTAGTCTTGGCCAGCAGCCCGAGGTCAAGCTGGGCGAGCAGCGGTTCACCGCCGAACAGGCCTTCTTCGTGAGCAGTTGCTTCAAGTGGTGCGAACAGAACTCTGAGCAGCCGACCACAGACGGAGCGTTGGAGGAGCTTGTCATGATATACtccccactgcgcatgcgctgcaacGTACCCTTGATGAACACCCCGGCTTTCTCCGAGGCGTTCAGCTGCGCAGAAGGCGCTCCCATGAACCCAGAACTGCGCTGCGAGCTCTTTTGA